Genomic window (Zingiber officinale cultivar Zhangliang chromosome 2B, Zo_v1.1, whole genome shotgun sequence):
cttttttCAAATTCAATGAGGTAGTATCACTAACACTTTTGATAGCAAAAATTCTTTCTGTCAAAATCCCATGATTGCTCACAAACCTCAAGATAATGGCCATTTGCTCTCGTTTAGATATATCTCGTGcttcatcaacaagaatacaGAAGAATTTATCTCCAACTTCTTCACGAACCATCTGTCGTACTCTATTGGCTATAATATGTAAAATATCTTTCTGAATTTCTGGAGCAATATATTGGGCATTTTTTGGAGCATTCTCAAGTACAACTTCATTAATTTCCGTACTCATTTTTGCAAAAGCCTTCACCAATTCAAGGAAATTCTCACAATTAGATGAAGATAGAGATTCATTGTTACCTCTAAAGGCACAACCTTGAAGTGCTAGCCATCGAACAGTGACAATTGAGGTCTTCAAACGTAAACGATTTTTCTCCTTTACTTCTTTAGCTTGAACATACATCACATTATCAATATGCTGAGAGGGTCTCATCAAATTTTCAGCCATTCTCTCAGACATAGTATGAGGCGAAGAAGCTGCAGAACCAATATGGGCAAGAAATGCACATGTTTTTTCTTGGTTTACCCTTTTCCAATTGTCAAATCCTTCACTGACTAGTGCCGAGATATTAGATGAATTAATATCAttcagaaaaagaaaacaataaaaaCAATATGCCTTATTTGTTGAAGGCGAATACTCTAACAAATGAAATTTCTGAAACCATTTTTTCTGAAACCGACGATTTTGATTTCCAAATTTTGTAGCCGGATACTCCAATATATCTGGTTGATAAGGCCCCATCCTTAGATATGAACGTCATATCTCATCTTGTATATTAACATGATATTCatatatttgttttctttttcccggATCTCGTTCAATACAAGCAAACGATGATTGATGGTCTTTGCTAGGAGAAGAAATTGAAGAAATTTGGACACTAGGAATGCGAAGACCTTCACTAGATTGATTTTCCATTGTAGTAGGAATTGAAGTGCTTTTACTAGTTTCACGATCTCTCTTTTTAAAGAAAGATGATATTAATGTCTTTCCTTTCTTTGTAGTAGATTGATGTTCCATCTTGAAATAGTTAAAATTAAATCCCTAAATAAACAAGTAATAGGTTACTAATGACTTAAAATATAATGAATTAGGTAGGGAAATAGTTATATAACTTGAGATAAAATGTAAATTATTATCTtattctaaaataaaatactgaaagctAAAGCCAATTGAAAATATTGATAAAATCAATTGTAAGTTCAAAAAGACGTTTAAATTTCAACACCATATGACAAATCATAATAGAACTATAGAagtccataagaccatactgatCAAAGATTTTCAAGCTTGGATGCCCTTGCAATCCGAGCTTGAaaatccataaaaaaaaaaacaagccacgaccataaaaaaaacaaatcacaATATCGGATTTAAATATTGGTGCTGTGTTGATTAGTTAGTCATCAAAGATTTTTGTGATGACAATCCATTAAACAGCAATCCGACTTCTAATGACTAATGACAATCCATAAAAAAAGCAAATTTTAAATCAACACGGCACCAATATTGTGATTTGTGAAACTGAAGCCGACTTTAGCAAAATGCCAAAACCAACACGGCAAGTCGGCAACGCGACCAACGCCATTAGAATGTGTGATGCTTTGGTAGCGAAGTCGGCAGCAAGCCACAACATGCTCTCGCTGTTTAATGGTGGCCACAACAATGAAGTCGGAGGCGATTGCAAACATACAGtagaaaggaggagaagaaaataTTAGGGATTTTGTCATTTAGGGTTACCTGTCCTCGGTCCTCCTGTGTCCAGAGTCTGGATGCTCATATGCTGCGTGCGAGGGCTGGTGTGGTAGTACCGATGCAGTGGAGTTGTTTCGATGTTAGATGGTGTCGGTGCCGTGGTGCGCCTTCACCGTGTGTCGCGGGTTGTCGGACTGAGCACGCCGCGCATGTGTTGGAGATGGGAGCGGCTGAGCAAGTCAAAATAAGATATTATattatacctttttttttttgggcTGATAGGGCTGGGCTATAGCCCAGTATAGCCCTTCAATAGATCCGTCTTTGGCTCGAGAGCCataaatatattcattaaataaagctcgagctcggcttgattataaacgagctaaattcaaatattcaagagtttagctcgactcgattataccCCTAGGAATAGAGATGATAAACTCGCTCCCTCTTCATCCCATTATCATCCCTAACCCAGACACTTCCTACAACTCATCCACACATTATGTGAAGAAAAGTAAATTATAAGCTAAATCGCTAAGTGGATAAAGGGTAAAAGTACTTTTTTCTAAGACATGTATCTATCCAAACCTAATTATattctattataataaatttgtcaCTTTTAAATTAACTAGGCAAAAAAATTAGGCAGAAATCAAGACAGATTGATGGATAAAAAATTAGCAAAtgatttattattataattattagttAATTGATGTCGGAAGAAAGgtaaaaaacataaataaataaacaataaattaaatttaataagaTTTATAATAAATCTTAACTTTTTCCGGAGGCATGGGTCTATCCGAATCTAATTTTATTCTATTATAATAAATCTTAACTTTTAAACTAACTAGGCAAAAAAGATTAGCAAAtgatttattattataattattagttAATTGATGTGGGAAGAAAGgtaaaaacataaataaataaataagcaataaattaaatttaataactaattttttttataagatttatttaattagtttttttaaccctaaattttaaatcttaaactcTAACCCAACCCTAGACCAATCTCTCCGTCATAAAACGGCGGCAGAGATAGTTTGATCGCGATGCCTTTGTTCGCCTGATGACGGACCGCTACAAACGCCGGCGTGAGCAGGCAAGCGCGCCAGAGGATCGCCTCACTTCCCTACACGAAGACCTCCTTAACTCCATCCTCTCCTTTCTCTCCATCAAGCAGCGCGTCGCCCTCTCTGCCGTCTGCTCCCGGTTCCGCCGTCTCCTCCCCTTCATCCCCCGACTCGACGCCTTCCACCTCGACGTCGGGCTCAAAGAAGTCACCTTCCCCCGTGCCCTGATCCGCCAATGCCACGTCGTCGTCTTCCTCGACGGAGCCGATTTACCCAAACCCCTTATGCAGTTTATCATCTTCAATCTCGCCGAGGCGGGCGTGCAAGACCTCATCCTCGGAACCTCCGTGTTCAGGGGATGGATGAATGTCAGCGGCAGGGATTGCGGCTTGTTCGGCATCAAGTCGTTGAGGAGTCTCTCGTTGAATAACACCCGAGTGTCGAAATTCTCGGATCGCCGCCCTCTCTCGCCCTTGGGCTGCGCCCTACTCACCTCCCTCAAAATGGAACTC
Coding sequences:
- the LOC122048847 gene encoding zinc finger MYM-type protein 1-like, with amino-acid sequence MGPYQPDILEYPATKFGNQNRRFQKKWFQKFHLLEYSPSTNKAYCFYCFLFLNDINSSNISALVSEGFDNWKRVNQEKTCAFLAHIGSAASSPHTMSERMAENLMRPSQHIDNVMYVQAKEVKEKNRLRLKTSIVTVRWLALQGCAFRGNNESLSSSNCENFLELVKAFAKMSTEINEVVLENAPKNAQYIAPEIQKDILHIIANRVRQMVREEVGDKFFCILVDEARDISKREQMAIILRFVSNHGILTERIFAIKSVSDTTSLNLKKEISNVLVHHDLQVKKIRGQ